A part of Palaemon carinicauda isolate YSFRI2023 chromosome 8, ASM3689809v2, whole genome shotgun sequence genomic DNA contains:
- the LOC137644939 gene encoding uncharacterized protein, with product MLRSLLKCKGKNYQVFTELLWEEFVAVMNTCLKLLLKIILLFMVHCIAFAKSLVNNESNVRNPTLFTANSFIHHASTDLTRDFEDYVTENSTSAFIFPPNHSSGVPKDLRTHSDKAFTTSLPNITDTPVKEQNESKFSSANANGVRNNHISPITTLLKQIFYTTEKFDIEIKHPLTEDDVFGDNTLGDHGLQNKNSTTLSTEPLNVSTIYPLFESASQNVPNKSTGTRTASRSPVTTSDGRILRGTTYASSTESADKSDLLSSTNDLFPSTNDNLANGVDTNRTNSASKNSTFHNRDVALTVSQGRGYSTVKTSYLTDAYEFTTVSKLPISDDQNIQTRVRNMTDHGNSVALSVSTNHTSSYNVYPLEYVKQVQHIAYTIAFPVLICIGCIVNIICIIVFMRPRMRSVPVNKYFLALSLSDLIVCLMNIPIVITTNGCNIRSYGAAFYYGHFGWSMIEVWQTVNFYTLLFLSYDRFLAVYFYKYFKEQDSEKILRLRYVITIVADIIIHLFFFINVNIECKDDKMPIEHCTPENFRIYDSYRFNNDQAWHKLYFVLNELAIRWLPGLLLVIFNASLIVAIAMGRLSNPTSTHRTKRRTEFRLTITLIGITSSFIICTFPNTINSVWFSDNLDEKCYGKHEVFRAVSNNLQLLEHVLHIAFLSMLIPSFRSELISFLTCTSSPDSQNETDQSSRDLQMYQINRRSGHSPFPNKSPSPSPYTHKRMSGSDVNYGSVNGLTPHGR from the exons ATGCTGAGAAGTTTACTCAAATGCAAAGGAAAAAACTATCAAGTATTCACGGAGCTCCTGTGGGAAGAATTTGTGGCAGTAATGAACACATGCTTGAAGTTACTACtgaaaataatacttttatttATGGTGCATTGCATCGCTTTTGCAAAGTCTTTGGTGAACAATGAAAGCAACGTAAGAAATCCAACTCTCTTTACTGCTAATAGCTTTATCCATCATGCATCAACTGACTTGACGCGTGATTTTGAGGATTATGTAACGGAGAATAGTACCTCAGCGTTTATATTTCCACCCAACCATTCCAGTGGAGTCCCAAAAGATTTGCGTACCCACTCTGATAAAGCATTTACCACATCCCTTCCTAACATTACTGACACACCTGTGAAGGAACAGAATGAATCAAAATTTAGTTCAGCAAATGCAAATGGCGTGCGCAACAATCATATCTCCCCCATTACCACACTTCTGAAACAGATTTTTTATACAACAGAAAAATTTGATATTGAGATTAAACACCCACTCACCGAAGATGACGTCTTTGGTGATAATACATTGGGAGACCATGGACTACAAAATAAAAATTCCACCACACTGTCTACGGAGCCTTTAAACGTCTCTACAATCTATCCATTGTTTGAAAGTGCCAGTCAGAATGTGCCCAATAAAAGCACAGGGACAAGGACTGCATCTCGATCTCCAGTAACCACAAGTGATGGCCGTATTCTTCGTGGCACCACATATGCATCATCAACAGAATCAGCTGATAAGTCAGATTTGCTTTCATCTACTAACGATCTTTTTCCAAGCACCAATGATAACTTGGCGAATGGAGTTGACACAAACAGAACAAATTCGGCTTCGAAAAATTCTACGTTTCACAATAGAGATGTTGCTTTAACCGTGAGTCAAGGACGAGGTTATTCAACTGTCAAAACCTCGTATCTTACTGATGCTTATGAATTTACCACAGTTTCTAAATTACCAATCTCAGATGACCAAAACATACAGACTAGGGTGCGAAACATGACGGATCATGGAAACAGCGTAGCACTCAGTGTCTCCACAAATCATACTTCAAGTTATAATGTTTATCCACTAGAATACGTGAAACAAGTTCAGCACATAGCTTACACCATTGCTTTCCCAGTGTTGATCTGCATTGGCTGTATAGTCAATATCATATGTATAATTGTGTTCATGAGACCTAGAATGAGATCAGTTCCTGTTAACAA GTACTTCCTCGCCCTCTCACTGTCTGACCTGATCGTGTGTTTGATGAATATCCCAATTGTCATTACTACCAATGGTTGCAACATACGTTCATATGGAGCTGCATTCTACTACGGACACTTCGGCTGGTCGATGATTGAAGTGTGGCAGACAGTTAATTTTTATACGTTGCTCTTTCTGTCTTATGACAGATTTTTAGCTGTTtacttttacaaatattttaaagagcaggattcagaaaagattCTCCGACTAAGATATGTAATTACTATTGTTGCTGatattatcattcatttatttttcttcattaatgTAAATATTGAGTGCAAAGACGACAAAATGCCAATAGAACATTGCACACCTGAGAACTTTCGCATCTATGATTCTTACCGTTTCAACAACGACCAAGCATGGCACAAACTATATTTCGTTCTCAATGAATTAGCAATACGATGGCTTCCTGGTCTCTTACTCGTGATATTTAATGCAAGTTTAATTGTAGCCATTGCCATGGGCCGACTAAGTAACCCAACTTCAACTCACAGAACAAAGAGGAGAACAGAGTTCCGCCTCACCATCACTCTCATTGGAATTACCTCTTCATTTATTATCTGCACTTTCCCTAATACAATCAATAGCGTTTGGTTTTCAGATAActtggatgaaaaatgttatggAAAGCATGAAGTCTTCAGGGCTGTTTCTAATAATCTTCAATTACTGGAGCATGTTTTACATATAGCATTTTTATCGATGCTCATTCCAAGTTTCAGAAGTGAGCTTATAAGTTTCCTGACTTGTACATCGTCACCAGACTCACAGAATGAGACTGATCAGTCATCCAGAGACCTGCAGATGTATCAGATCAACAGACGGTCTGGTCATTCACCTTTTCCTAACAAGTCTCCAAGTCCTTCCCCATATACTCacaaaagaatgtctggctcagaTGTCAATTATGGCTCTGTAAATGGCCTGACTCCGCATGGACGCTAA